A genomic window from Solanum stenotomum isolate F172 chromosome 10, ASM1918654v1, whole genome shotgun sequence includes:
- the LOC125841385 gene encoding protein SAMBA isoform X1: MSTGSSLTSSPARSSSSTMAMIGGNVGPSSSTAVDDFNFPADLISVQDRKDEALQVLKSDLMASLNKEVKSLDEDSWMFDGPRSRIHKISRPGRLHKHVEVGKQNSKLAATLK, translated from the exons ATGAGCACCGGAAGTTCGCTGACGTCGTCACCGGCGAGGTCATCGAGTTCGACGATGGCGATGATCGGAGGAAATGTAGGGCCGTCATCGTCTACAGCTGTTGATGACTTCAATTTTCCAGCTGATCTCATCTCCGTTCAAGACCGCAAAGACGAGGCTCTTCAAG TTCTCAAATCTGATCTGATGGCTTCACTGAACAAAGAGGTTAAATCCCTAGATGAAGATAGCTGGATGTTTGATGGACCTAGGTCTCGTATTCACAAGATTTCTAGGCCAG GTCGTCTTCATAAACATGTAGAAGTTGGGAAGCAGAATTCTAAGTTGGCGGCCACATTAAAATGA
- the LOC125841385 gene encoding protein SAMBA isoform X2, with the protein MSTGSSLTSSPARSSSSTMAMIGGNVGPSSSTAVDDFNFPADLISVQDRKDEALQVLKSDLMASLNKEVKSLDEDSWMFDGPRSRIHKISRPGSSRRVKMIVVFINM; encoded by the exons ATGAGCACCGGAAGTTCGCTGACGTCGTCACCGGCGAGGTCATCGAGTTCGACGATGGCGATGATCGGAGGAAATGTAGGGCCGTCATCGTCTACAGCTGTTGATGACTTCAATTTTCCAGCTGATCTCATCTCCGTTCAAGACCGCAAAGACGAGGCTCTTCAAG TTCTCAAATCTGATCTGATGGCTTCACTGAACAAAGAGGTTAAATCCCTAGATGAAGATAGCTGGATGTTTGATGGACCTAGGTCTCGTATTCACAAGATTTCTAGGCCAGGTAGCTCGCGAAGAGTAAAAATGATA GTCGTCTTCATAAACATGTAG
- the LOC125841375 gene encoding uncharacterized protein LOC125841375 yields MELHDYLARCMAMVITVILIAKISSCLNTAVLSEVHAPYVDNYVAKSYFNKHENLVDSKFEDFIAHDILYGACVSLQGNVEFSPKLSALHGKLIGEGSHRRLSSTLRLKMSSESISRPPKFCEVIIVERLPSGVFADPFELQHLVQRGVFRDAAVFGDTNLELPSFLSNRSLVEVHLEVGTNLTSQQKDELEIHMELPLHARYQPLGHGFSRVQFASPDLFLRCNVERKEDDTGCLFLLDKQNAESIDTHPVWEVPCGNREHTEVVSAFTFISAVVSALLIIVASIKYSDNASTNVLKQS; encoded by the exons ATGGAACTTCATGATTATCTGGCACGATGTATGGCAATGGTCATCACAGTGATACTAATTGCTAAGATCAGCTCATGTCTCAATACTGCAGTATTAAGTGAA GTGCATGCACCTTATGTTGATAATTATGTGGCAAAATCCTACTTTAACAAACATGAAAATTTGGTAGATTCAAAGTTTGAAGATTTCATTGCACATGACATACTGTACGGTGCATGTGTATCACTGCAAGGCAACGTCGAATTTTCACCAAAACTGTCTGCTTTACATGGAAAGCTGATTGGTGAAGGCTCCCATCGGCGTCTGTCATCAACTCTCAGATTGAAGATGTCATCAGAGTCCATTTCCAGGCCTCCAAAATTTTGTGAGGTTATAATTGTTGAAAGACTGCCTTCTGGAGTCTTTGCAGATCCTTTTGAGCTACAACACCTTGTGCAGCGTGGTG TTTTCAGGGATGCTGCCGTATTTGGAGATACAAATTTAGAGTTGCCTTCTTTTCTATCAAACCGCTCGCTTGTTGAGGTTCATCTGGAAGTGGGTACTAATTTAACATCACAACAGAAGGATGAACTGGAAATACACATGGAACTTCCTCTACATGCACGCTATCAG CCACTAGGACATGGATTCTCAAGAGTTCAATTTGCTTCACCTGACTTGTTTCTGCGCTGCAACgttgaaagaaaagaagatgacACGGGCTGTTTGTTTCTGCTAGACAAACAGAATGCCGAATCAATTGATACTCACCCTGTGTGGGAAGTACCATGTGGAAATCGAGAACACACTGAAGTTGTATCTGCTTTTACATTCATATCAGCTGTTGTATCAGCTCTTCTCATCATTGTTGCCTCAATTAAGTACTCTGATAATGCATCTACTAATGTCTTAAAACAATCATGA